One window of bacterium genomic DNA carries:
- a CDS encoding helix-turn-helix domain-containing protein — MDKKYIVRLTEEESKGLEELISKGKSVAYKIKHAHILLKADVNDGLGWSDEEIAEAFSVHRNTVCNVRQRFVEFGLEGALERKRQEEPSRKRIFDGEKEAKLITIACSEPPSGRARWSLKMLADELVALEVVESVSDQTVRRTLKKTKCKIGGQMQNRGSKIGGHNTN, encoded by the coding sequence ATGGATAAGAAGTATATTGTTAGGCTTACGGAAGAAGAGAGTAAAGGGCTTGAGGAGTTGATTAGCAAGGGGAAGAGTGTTGCATACAAGATTAAGCATGCTCATATTCTTCTTAAGGCTGATGTCAATGATGGGCTGGGGTGGTCAGATGAAGAGATTGCAGAAGCCTTTTCGGTGCATCGGAATACGGTGTGTAATGTGCGTCAGCGTTTTGTGGAGTTTGGATTAGAAGGAGCACTTGAGCGTAAGAGGCAGGAGGAACCTTCCAGGAAGCGGATATTTGATGGCGAGAAAGAGGCGAAACTGATAACCATTGCCTGTTCTGAACCACCGTCTGGTCGTGCCAGGTGGAGTTTAAAGATGCTGGCAGACGAATTGGTTGCTTTGGAAGTTGTGGAATCGGTTTCTGATCAGACTGTCCGGCGAACGTTAAAAAAAACAAAATGCAAAATCGGGGGACAAATGCAAAATCGGGGGAGCAAAATCGGGGGACACAATACTAATTAA